AACTTTATTATTTAAATATTTTTTTATTTTTATTTTTATATAAGTAAAAAATATAGAATTTTTTAAAAAAATTAATTTTATATTTTTCTTAAATAGGAATAATGAATCATTATTTAATGTATTATTCTTTTTTATGTTTAATTTATCTAATAAAAAAAAAATAAGATTATTATTAATAATTTTATTATTTTTAATTTTAATATTATTAATAATTGGTTTTTCTAAAATTTTAACAAATATGAAATTTTTGTATTGAATAATATTAATACTATTTATTATTTTATGTAAATACGTTACTTGTAATATATTAAATATTTCTTTTACAGAAAAACAATTTTTTGTTATATATGAATATATTTCATCATTTTGTAATTTTATTTTATTTAAACCAAAAAAAATAACTTGATTAACACAATTATTTTTTCTATTTAAACTATTTGCATAACAAAAAATATTTGTATTAAAAATAAAGAAAAAAATAAATAGAAATTTATAATAATAAATAATGTTTATTAAAATTTTTTTTTTAAAATCGATGAAAATCATTTATAAATGCAATCCCCATAATTATTATTAAAGTAATTATACTAAAAATATATATTAATTGTTTAATTTTATTTGGTATTTTTTTATTAATTATTTTTTCAAAAATTAAAAATAATAATTGTCCACCATCTAATATTGGTAAAGGAAATAAATTAATTATACTTAAATTAATACTGATTATTGCTAAAAATACGAAATAATATAAAATTTTATTTCGAAATAATATACTTGCAATATGTCCTATAGAAATAGGTCCACTTAATTTAGAAATATTATTTTTATTATAAAATAAAAAAGTATTAAGAATTAATTTTACTATTTTGAAAGTTTGATTTAATGATTTTATTAGGGCTTTGGTAAAATTTATTTTATATTGAAAATATAATTTATTTTTATTTCTATCTACTTTGGGTAGAAATCCTAAAAAACCAACATGATTTTTTTTAGTTAAAGATAAAATATTTAAATTTATATTATTATTTTTTCTTTTAATATTTAAATGAATTATTTTATTAGGATTATTATAAATAATTTTTTGAAAATTATACCAATTTATAAATTTTATATTTTCTATACTTATAATTTTATCTCCAATTTTTAAATTAGCTTTTTCTGCAGGTGATCCTGGTATTATATAATTAATAATAGGATAAATTTTTAATTCTTGAGGTAATATTCCTAATATTGTAATTAAATTTTTTTCATTAATAAAACTAAGAAAATTTTTATCAAAATTTAATTCTTTTTTTTTAATCAAAGAAGAATTTATTTTATGAAATTCTATATTTATTTTATTTTTTTGACGAATATTTTTAATTAATTTTATATTTAACTTATTCCAGTTACTAATTTTAGTATTATTAATTTTTTTAATTTCAATATTAGATTCTAAATTAATTAGATTTCCAACAGACATATAATTAATTTCATTAATAATATTTTTTTTTATGGGTAATCCTATTAAAAAAATTATAAAATAAATAAATATTGCAAAAAAAATATTTGCAAAAGGTCCTGCTAATATAATAAGTATTTGTTTAAAAAAATTTAATTGATAAAAAAATAATAACTTAAATTTTTTAATATATTTTATATTATTATTTTTTACCGATTCAGGCATTTTTACATACCCACCAAAAGGTAATAATCTTATTATATAATTTGTTCCATATTTATCACGATACTGAAATATTTTTTTACCAAAACCTAACGAAAAGCATTCGACATAAGTATTAAAAAAACGTGCTATAAAAAAATGTCCATATTCATGAATTATAATTAGACTACTTATAGTAATACAAAATATTATAATATTATATAAAATATTTATCAAAATCATAACTCCTAAAATTAATATTAATTTTTCTAATAATGATATATAAAATTTTTAATAAAAAATAACTTATTTAATTTCCACCAAAACGGCGATTTCTTTTTTTAAAAGAATTAAGTGCTTGTTTAAAATCATATTCATTAAAATCAGGCCATAATGTTTGAGTAAAATATAATTCTGAATAGGCAATTTGCCAGATTAAAAAATTACTAATGCGATATTCACCTCCAGTTCTGATTACTAGATCTACAGGAAAAATATTATTTAAACAAAGATAATTACTTATCATATTTTCATTAATATCATTAGGATGTAATATTTTTTTATAAATTTTAAAAGCTATTTTTTTTACACTATTAATTATATCCCAACGACCACCATAATTTATGGCTATATTTAATAGTAACTTATGATTATTTTTTGTTAAAAGTTCTGCTTTAGTAATAGATTTTTGTAAAGAAAAATTTAATTGATTTATATTACCAATAATTTTTAAACATATATCTTGTTTTTTTAAATTTATTGTTTCTATATCTAAAATTCTTTGGAATAAATTCATTAAAAATTTAATTTCTTGATCAGATCTTTTCCAATTTTCACTGCTAAAAGCATATAAAGTTAATACTTTAATTTTATATTTTAAAGATAAACTAATAATTTTCTTTACAGTTTTTATTCCTTCTTTATGTCCTAAAAATTTTAATTTTTTATTTTTTTTTGCCCATCTTCTATTACCATCCATAATAATAGCAACATGTTTAGGATAATAATAAATATGATCAATATTTTTTTTTAAAAATTTTTTTTTCATTTTTTTGAAATTTAAAATTTTATTTAATAAATAAATAAAAAATAATTTATATTTTAATAAAAAAAAACTAACATAATAGTTTTTTTTCTATTTTTTTTAAAAATTCTTGAATATCTTTAGTATAAGATACTGTTTGTTTTTGAATTTTATTATACAAAATTTTTTCTTGATTTTCATCAATTTGTTTATTTTTTAATAAATTTTTAATTTTATGGTTAGATTTTCTACGTATATTTCTAATATTAATTTTATTTTGTTCAGCTTCTATTTTTAGATTTTTAATAATTTTTATCTTTCTAGATTCTGTAATAGAAGGTATATATACATATATATTATTCCCGATAATTTTAGTTGTTACATCTAAATTTGAAAGTATAATGCTTTTTTCTATATTTTTTTTTATTGTAGAATCAAATGGTGTAATTTTAAGAGTAAAATTATTTTTTAAAACTATAGAAGATATATGATTAATAGGTATTAATTTTTTATTTAATTTTAAACAAATATGATTTAATAAGTAAGGAGATAATCTATTTTGTGATAAAATGTTAACTTTTTTTATAAATGCATCTAAACATTTTTGCATATTTTTTTTATTATCAATAATAATATTGTTATCCATATAATTATCCTTTATTTAAACTAAATTTATTTATTTAATAATTTTTTATTATTGTTCCTATAATGTTACCAGTTAAAATTTTATAAAGAGAACCAGGTTTTCGAATATTAAAAATGTGTATAGGTATATTATAATCACGCGCTAAAAGAAACGCAGTATTATCCATAATTTTTATTTTTTTTTTTATTACATAATCATAATTTATTATATTAAAAAATTTAGCATTTGAATAATTTGCAGGATCTTTAGAATATACTCCATCAACTTTAGTTGCTTTTAATACAGCATCAGCTTCTAATTCTATAGCTTTTAAACATGCTGTAGTATCTGTAGTAAATAATGGATTACCAATACCCCCGGTTAATATAATTATGTTATTTTTGATTAAGTCAATTGCTTTAAAAGCATTATATTCTTCACAAATACCTTGTATTGGTAAAGAAGACATTAAATATACATTTATTAATTTATTTTTAATAGAATGATATAATAATAAACCATTAATTATAGTTGATATCATACCAATTTGATCACCTAAAACTCTTTTTACATTATTATTTTCATTACAATATCTACCTCTAAATAAATTTCCACCTCCTATTACTATGCCAATTTCAATACCTAAAGGTAAAACACTTTTTATTTCTTGTATAATATAATCTAATAATTTATTATCTATACCCGATAGATTTTTACCTTGTAAAAATTCTCCACTAATTT
The Enterobacteriaceae endosymbiont of Donacia crassipes DNA segment above includes these coding regions:
- the rseP gene encoding RIP metalloprotease RseP, with protein sequence MINILYNIIIFCITISSLIIIHEYGHFFIARFFNTYVECFSLGFGKKIFQYRDKYGTNYIIRLLPFGGYVKMPESVKNNNIKYIKKFKLLFFYQLNFFKQILIILAGPFANIFFAIFIYFIIFLIGLPIKKNIINEINYMSVGNLINLESNIEIKKINNTKISNWNKLNIKLIKNIRQKNKINIEFHKINSSLIKKKELNFDKNFLSFINEKNLITILGILPQELKIYPIINYIIPGSPAEKANLKIGDKIISIENIKFINWYNFQKIIYNNPNKIIHLNIKRKNNNINLNILSLTKKNHVGFLGFLPKVDRNKNKLYFQYKINFTKALIKSLNQTFKIVKLILNTFLFYNKNNISKLSGPISIGHIASILFRNKILYYFVFLAIISINLSIINLFPLPILDGGQLLFLIFEKIINKKIPNKIKQLIYIFSIITLIIIMGIAFINDFHRF
- the uppS gene encoding polyprenyl diphosphate synthase translates to MKKKFLKKNIDHIYYYPKHVAIIMDGNRRWAKKNKKLKFLGHKEGIKTVKKIISLSLKYKIKVLTLYAFSSENWKRSDQEIKFLMNLFQRILDIETINLKKQDICLKIIGNINQLNFSLQKSITKAELLTKNNHKLLLNIAINYGGRWDIINSVKKIAFKIYKKILHPNDINENMISNYLCLNNIFPVDLVIRTGGEYRISNFLIWQIAYSELYFTQTLWPDFNEYDFKQALNSFKKRNRRFGGN
- a CDS encoding ribosome-recycling factor, coding for MDNNIIIDNKKNMQKCLDAFIKKVNILSQNRLSPYLLNHICLKLNKKLIPINHISSIVLKNNFTLKITPFDSTIKKNIEKSIILSNLDVTTKIIGNNIYVYIPSITESRKIKIIKNLKIEAEQNKINIRNIRRKSNHKIKNLLKNKQIDENQEKILYNKIQKQTVSYTKDIQEFLKKIEKKLLC
- the pyrH gene encoding UMP kinase yields the protein MNTKKKIVYNRIILKISGEFLQGKNLSGIDNKLLDYIIQEIKSVLPLGIEIGIVIGGGNLFRGRYCNENNNVKRVLGDQIGMISTIINGLLLYHSIKNKLINVYLMSSLPIQGICEEYNAFKAIDLIKNNIIILTGGIGNPLFTTDTTACLKAIELEADAVLKATKVDGVYSKDPANYSNAKFFNIINYDYVIKKKIKIMDNTAFLLARDYNIPIHIFNIRKPGSLYKILTGNIIGTIIKNY